In Deinococcus maricopensis DSM 21211, one genomic interval encodes:
- a CDS encoding VWA domain-containing protein produces MSYPFCAIVGQDDLKLALTLLAVTPAIGGVLVQGDKGSAKSTTARALAELLPPTGSGAPAPFVTLPLGATEDRVIGTLDLEKALRGEKALQSGLIRAAHEGVLYIDEVNLLADHLVDVLLDVAAMGVNRVEREGLAEEHAAVFALIGTMNPEEGTLRPQFLDRFGLCVDVGAPGEARARAEIVRRRMRYEADPAGFSAAWADAQAALRAQVRGARARYPEVQVSDALLEAISELCQAYGVRSLRADLVLHRAARALAALDGRREATLEDVKRVAPLVLTHRKRQHPTSPQGGEPDLEQLMEQLQPPERAPDDAAGSAPDDEPAEAHPDPGPPEDEPAPAETTFRARPPAASPVIDVRGLPATHAGRRGTAEEAARGRTVRTRPSPSPSSLALPATLVSAAGRAALDGQAFQVTRADLHERVREGRVGSRVLFVVDASGSMGARARMEAVKGAALALLADAYARRDEVGVITFRGIAAEVALPFTRDVDVARAALDGLPTGGRTPLAHALTLARDVVRRADADGRVLLVLLTDGRGNVPLPGGGDAWAQALDAAAQLQGTPALVLDTEAGVVRAGRAAEIAGALGAECLTLEALSAEGLTLTLRGRTLTRA; encoded by the coding sequence GTGAGCTACCCGTTTTGCGCCATCGTCGGGCAGGACGACCTGAAGCTGGCCCTGACGCTGCTCGCCGTCACGCCCGCCATCGGGGGCGTGCTGGTGCAGGGCGACAAGGGCAGCGCGAAAAGCACCACGGCGCGCGCCCTTGCGGAGCTGCTGCCCCCAACCGGGAGTGGCGCGCCCGCGCCCTTCGTGACCCTGCCGCTCGGCGCGACCGAGGACCGCGTGATCGGCACGCTCGACCTCGAGAAGGCCCTGCGGGGCGAGAAGGCGCTGCAGAGCGGCCTGATTCGCGCGGCGCACGAGGGCGTGCTGTACATCGACGAGGTGAACCTCCTCGCCGATCACCTCGTGGACGTGCTGCTGGACGTGGCCGCGATGGGCGTGAACCGCGTGGAGCGCGAGGGCCTCGCGGAGGAGCACGCGGCGGTGTTCGCGCTGATCGGCACCATGAACCCCGAGGAGGGCACCCTCCGCCCACAGTTCCTGGACCGGTTCGGGTTGTGCGTGGACGTGGGCGCGCCGGGCGAGGCGCGCGCGCGGGCGGAGATCGTGCGGCGCCGCATGCGGTACGAAGCGGACCCGGCGGGTTTCAGTGCCGCGTGGGCGGACGCGCAGGCGGCGCTGCGCGCGCAGGTGCGGGGTGCGCGCGCGCGGTACCCGGAGGTGCAGGTGTCGGACGCGCTGCTGGAGGCCATCAGTGAGCTGTGCCAGGCGTACGGCGTGCGCAGCCTGCGCGCGGACCTCGTGCTGCACCGCGCGGCCCGCGCGCTCGCGGCCCTTGACGGCCGCCGCGAGGCGACACTGGAGGACGTGAAGCGCGTTGCGCCGCTCGTCCTGACGCACCGCAAGCGCCAGCATCCGACGTCCCCGCAGGGGGGTGAGCCGGACCTGGAGCAGCTGATGGAGCAGCTGCAACCGCCGGAGCGCGCCCCCGACGACGCGGCGGGGTCAGCGCCCGACGACGAACCGGCGGAGGCGCACCCGGACCCGGGCCCTCCGGAGGACGAACCGGCGCCCGCCGAGACGACCTTCCGGGCGCGGCCGCCCGCCGCGTCGCCGGTGATTGACGTGCGGGGGCTGCCGGCCACGCACGCCGGGCGGCGCGGCACCGCAGAGGAGGCTGCGCGGGGCCGCACGGTGCGCACGCGACCGTCCCCGTCCCCATCGAGCCTCGCGTTGCCGGCGACGCTCGTGAGCGCCGCGGGACGCGCCGCGCTGGACGGCCAGGCGTTCCAGGTGACGCGCGCGGACCTGCACGAGCGCGTTCGGGAGGGCCGCGTGGGGTCGCGCGTGCTGTTCGTGGTGGACGCGAGCGGCAGCATGGGCGCGCGCGCGCGCATGGAGGCCGTGAAGGGCGCGGCGCTGGCGTTGCTCGCGGACGCGTACGCGCGCCGCGACGAGGTGGGCGTCATCACGTTCCGGGGGATTGCCGCAGAGGTCGCGTTGCCGTTCACGCGGGACGTGGACGTCGCGCGCGCCGCGCTGGACGGCCTGCCGACCGGGGGTCGCACGCCGCTCGCGCACGCGCTCACGCTCGCGCGGGACGTGGTGCGGCGCGCGGACGCGGACGGGCGCGTCCTGCTGGTGCTGCTCACGGACGGGCGCGGGAACGTGCCGCTGCCCGGCGGTGGAGACGCGTGGGCGCAGGCGTTGGACGCCGCCGCGCAGTTGCAGGGGACGCCCGCGCTGGTGCTGGACACCGAGGCGGGCGTGGTGCGCGCGGGCCGCGCCGCGGAGATCGCGGGGGCGCTCGGCGCGGAGTGCCTGACGCTGGAAGCCCTGAGCGCGGAGGGCCTGACGCTCACCCTGCGGGGCCGGACGCTCACGCGCGCCTGA